The window ctttttttttttgccactacaatGAGGGAACCAGGACTTATTATTTGGGTCAACAATTTGTTGATAATTGAGCTTCAGATATCAAATTATGGCCAGTGACAAATGGGATCTTGGCACATTGGAGGATATTGCCAGTCCTGGATGAAGGAAGGTTCCCTTTTgcctgccccgccccgccccccccccccgagcccACCCCCATCTTGGTTATGAAAAAAGTCAGAGCTTATGTAAGAAagaatcttttctttatttttggtgaggcaattagggttaagtgacttgctcagggtcacacagctagtaagtgttaagtatctgaggctggatttgaactcaggccctcctgactctagggccagtgctctatccactgcaccacctagctgccccaaaggatcCTGACAGATGACATTTGGAAATACTGGATGGTAGACTCCAAGGGCAGGCCCTGCTCTTTCAACCAGATGTATGGATGAACTATGGGTCAATATTACTTTGAGGACCAGCAATACACTTCAGCTACAGCATGCTGCCATGTTGTCTGGCTCCAATGATCAATTACTATAAGCCTCCTCACACCTGCCCTGTGAACAGAACCCTGATTTCAACTTGAAGAATGTATTTCCAAATTGTGATGCTCTACTCAGAGCTATCTAGGCATAAATGTAATTATTCTCTCCCTCATGAGGTATTTGTGCTGTTGATTTGTACAGCACCATGACACGGCATCCGTAGAATTCCTATCTGTTACTCTGGGAATGGCTGTGATGAATAGGAAGATTATTCCTTCCACAAATGAGGCAGTGAGCAGCAGGAGTTGAATTATGAGGGACAATATTCTGTGAGTGTTTAGACACCTGATTAAATGGCAGTTTGGAGAAGAGGGTGAGAAAAAAAGGAGATCACCACATCTAAATAGAAttgtgtttcagcattgtttgtTAAAGGCTGCCTAAACTGGAATATGTTCTCTCTCCCGTTCCCATTGTGTGGAAGGCTCTCACTCATGTTGTATAAttcccttcaatttctttcttagcTGTTTTTAATTATAACTGCTCTTCTCAATACTCGACTAAGCCCGGGTCTTAtcataaagaaaaggaagaagggggaataaAGACTAACAatccaaaaaaaatgaattgactAATTTATAGttggagtggtttttttttttctgttgtgttgtttttgttttgtatttttttaaatctagctaTTCATTGAACCACACACAATTCTGAAACCTCATTTGGGAACTTCTGTACTCTAGATAATGAGAACCTAGCCTAAAATAATATCCAAATAGTATTTTGATAGATAATAAACAAGCTAGTTATCAGTGGGCAAATCAAGTTGGACCTATTTCCATTACACTTATTCATGTTCTTTTTCCAAAGAGTCTCTTGAAGGATTTTGGCTCCCTTTTCTTTTAGGCCAGAAGGAAGAAATGGGGCTTTCAACATATCATATCTATAAATGCCTTCCAACTCAGGACAGAGAAAATGTGCAGGattggatagggcactggacttggagtcaggaagacctggattcccaATCTCACCTCAAACAACAGCTGTGTAATttttggcaattcacttaaacttttgtgcctcagtttcctcctctgtaaaatgaggggtttggattttATGGCCTCTAACACccattccagctctgaatttaGGATCCTATACTAGGAGTTCTTAGTTTGGGGTCCATGTTGTTGTATATttctgtgtatttatgtatgtatgtatgaagatAACTAATAAGTCAATATAACTGATTTGctttataatcttatgtattttatcttatgatttatttaaaaacgttattctgagaaTGGATCCATAggttgccaaaaaaaccccaaaactttaaGAACTCCTGTTATATGGAGTACTCTCTCATAGGgtagagaaggtactgacctgtATCATTATAAGGAGTTTTTTCATCCAggagtttcctatgccaatgaaattatgGGTTCATGCCCTATCTCTATCACAGGgcacattttaaatatatgtgcagggggcagctaggtggcacattggatagagcactgggtctggattcaggaggacctgagttcaaatctggcctcagatagttgacacttacgggccgtgtgaccttgggcaagtcacttacccctcattgtccagccaaaaaaaaagatggatataGGTGTATCATCTTCATGTAAGTACCAATACATTGACCTATGATATTGATTATCGCATTTGTTTTATTCTCCCCCAAAGTCTCTGGCCATGCatgtttagaaaaaagaaatgtccagTCATATGGTTCAATTTGGAAAATGATTTGTAGCCTCACTCCCTCTGATGATGAAGAGAGTGATGTGGTTGGAACCCTTAtatacctattattattattacacataGTACCATCATACACATGCCCATGAACCTCTGTATAAGAAGTTGGAGAGTGTTGTTACTGAACATCTGAATTCCATCTTTGGGAcagagaaatttgaaaaaaaatctgaaggagAATACCTACTTATGGGCAATGTCtccttttataattttcctttttcattttaatggTGTGGTTCGAAGCTCTGAAGGAAAGTCgcctataaacattttaattttcctgTAACATAAAtggttttctgaaatctttctaaTTAGGATCAGAGGTAAAATGAGATTTCTAAAGGAATGAAttgcagaaataatttttaaaccaGAGGTACAGTATACTAGGCCTATTTAATGGGGCTTATCTTGAACTGTTTCTACAGACTCCCTTATTAATTATGGCCTTTTCAGGTATGCGTGAACTAGGCCCAGTGAGCTCTCTGCCTTTGTTCTTGGAAGAGATCCCATTGCAAGCCAGCCAAGCAGGATGCAGAGTTGTTGAATAGACTGAAAGGAAGTCTGGGAGAAGAAACACTAACAAACCATCACCTTTGAGTCCTCTAGTGGGAGAAGTTGCAGTTACAAACTTCACTCTTTGGAAAATCAAGGCACAATAATAGTATAGTGGACTGAGTGTTGGatatgaagtcaagaagacacaagttcaaatcctgctgtaaacacttagtagctaaacattaattaattatgtctgggattcagtttcttcatctgtaaaatgagagagttggacttaaTGATTTCTAAGAAACCCTTCAACTCTAATCCTATGATCTTTTATCTTATGGAAAATCTAGGTAGaatgaacaaaaaatgaaaagtgtgaactgttttgttttaaattgtatGTTTAAAATCGAACATGATTTTAAACAGTTTTGGTTTACAGAGAGGTCCCTCTGTGACTATTTTGATGAATCAATGAGAATTAATTGTAATTAGTTTATATTTGCAAATGGATATTTCAACGGTCcttgacaacaacaataacatgctCTCTTAGGTAGGTTAAACATTTTCCCCTCACAGTGTGCAATTTATACTATTAATTTCTTAAAtaacctttctccttttttcttcttttctttcttcttttcattttctttctttttatttatttatccatccatctattcatcaatctatttatttattcattcattcatttgtccatttgtttatctatctattcatttatttattttcaatttattgtcACATTGAATAAATCCTTCTACTGTCATATCTTTGAATATACCTGGGATTAGTGAAGTGATATGAAGAAGGGAGTTCCTTACCTACCTATTAATGTGTGTTCTTATCACAGCTATTGCAAAGATAAACTTTGGTTCATCTTGTGCTCCATTTCTTACAAATTATGAATTAATGATGACCCAAACTAAAATTTTAATGTGTaacaaacctatttttttttcattctaaggAAAGGATTCATAATAACCTTAGTCTGTTTCGACATCCTTTCCTTGTTTAATAAAAAGGGTAAATATGAGTTTTCAAGCTATCTGTATTCTGACCAAATTGAAATCTTTGTTCTTCCATCCTTAAGTAAGAAAGCAAATACCTTGATTTGGAATGTGTTGTGATGTGCTAAAAGAAATAAACCAGTTAAAAGCATCATGGGCTTTAAATTAGAAGGAGCTTCTAAGGTCATCTTGTACTCCAGCTCCCCCTTTTTACAGGTAAGAATTTGACCCCCATTGAATTTAAATGACTGCATCAAATAGGTAGTGACAGTCCCAGGATCTGAATTCTCTTACTCTAATTCccaatctagtgttctttccaccaaatCATCACTGTTCCACTCTTCAGTCTCCTGACAGTTTCAGATTCCCTTTTGCCCTTTCAGAATCCCTATCCTTTTATTTCTCCACCCCCCACACAAGACAGAAGAAGGGACAGAATTTTCTCACTTACCGCACTCATGAGTGAGTCCAGGACACTAACAGCAAATGCCGTCCCACATGCAAATGGCTGTGTGAGATATAGCTCCGTATCTGGGTCATCGTCATCATCTTGGTCCAAAAACTGAACATTAGTATCATTCACTAGAAAAGTCATAAAACATAAATTAGTGACCCTTGTCCAGCCTTGCAAGTTCAACTGAATACAGGAATAAATGAAGCCTGGCATCATAATGGCAGAGAGGCAACAAGCAGTCTCTTGGATGGCACTGGAAATGAAgttaaaatggaggggaaaatatgGATCCTGGAGTGGCAAGGGTAGAAGTGagggaaaaaggggaaataatagcacatTGCAACACGAGGTAAGCCCCTTGGCTGATATCATAGGGACTCAAAGAGAGGGGATAATTTCCTCTAAGACGACTAGGATCAATGGCAAAAAGCAAGGTACTCTTGTAGGGATAACTAGGAGCCATTATCTTTGGCCTGATTGAACTCTTGCTCAGATAGATAGTGGCTTTCAGTACAGAGAAATGAACTGGGATCTCTCACTACTATCAAATGTGAAGATGTGGGACCCCAGTGGTGAAAAGTTAAGAGTACATTATGCAAGAAGATTAATTTGATGTATCATTAGTTGCCACAGTGGCTTTAGTCCTGCCTTCCCTTGACTCTAATACTCTTCTCGTAGAAGATATTCATCCATCATCAAGCtgctattaaacacctactgtgcaTCAGGTAATGTGTAATGTGTTAGGTACTGGAGATatgaaggcaaaaaagaaagagcttctgccctcaaggagtttgcattttactaGGCATTTGTTAAAAGCTTGCTGATAGTGATATTATCCATTGCAGAGCAAAAATTAAGGTAGGTAACATCATTAGCAAATGTTATGTTGCGCATCAAAAAGGAAATATGCAGCTACATGGGAGTGATCCGAGCTCTCTTTCCATCTTCCCAAATGACTTACTCTCTTATATAATTCTCTTTAAATAAAACAATGCCACCTTTTATGTGGCCAGTAAAGACTCCGCAGGCCTGAAAGTGAAGACTGACAGATCATATCATAGAGATGTTTTTAACTTAgtaaaaattaaatgacaaattGATTTCAATTCCCAATATGACTTAGGCAATtagcattttgtgtgtgtatgtatgtgtgtattatatatgtatagatatacatagatgtatgtttgtgtgtgtatatacacacatatacaaacatatataataaaaattgggGTATGTACAATGCCACTGATTCCTGGactaattattgttttttttcagaaGTGAGTTGATGAAGGTTCTTGATCCCTTCCTAACCTCACTAGCAGTAAGCCTtcttcttgggatttttttttatctctccaTTACTATAGCTGGTAAAAAGAAAACTCTATGAAAAACTATCAGTACCTTACCTTGAGTCTTTTTGGtttgtcaaagaaaaaagataaaagaggtaGGGAAGACAAGAGCATAGAGTCAACTTTTAAAGATCCTATTCTGTTTTTCTACAGTAAGATGCAGAGAAGTACAATATTCACTACCAGATCCTTTCAACTTCATTCCATCTCCACTCTTTCTTGATCCCCATCATTAGTCTAGTAGCTGCCATATTGTTTCTATCTTAAATTTTCTACAATTTTCCATTTGGTCTGCCATTCTGAGTATTCTGACTTCTTATTCCTTTCATTGGGCATTAAGACCCCTAGTTTCACAAAAAGGCCCcagggctgatttttttttttgtcaaatgttaATTTATTGGAATAGTCTTCCTTTGTAGCTTAACTTGCTGGGTATTCCACAGTACCACTATTGATATCATCAATAACGTCATGAGGATGGTTGCCATCAATGTTGCAGCCCACAGACTGGACTGTTCCAAGGATCTCTTTAATGGTTTCAGAGAGCTCTATTGCCAAGGATCGGTGCTTCATCTGTCGAGCAATGTCGATGATCTCATTGAGACTGATGTTTCCATTGTGTTTAatgtttttctgcttctttctgtccCTAGGAGGTTCCTTTAGGGCTTTGATGATCAAGGCTGAAGCAGAAGGCACAACCTCAATCTGGGCCTGTCTGTTCTGAATGGTAAATTTCACTGTGATCCTTAGCCCTTTCCAGTCACCAGTTGCCTTGGCAATGTCATCACCAAACTTTTTGGGAGACAAACCCAAGGGACCAATTTTGGGGGCCAGAGTGGATGTGGCACCAACTTCACCACCAGTGCACCTTAAAAACACGACTTTAATATCGTTAGGGTCAAACTTGGGCAGCATGACGGCAACGAAGGTGGAGGCTCAGCCTGGACGCTGTGGGGTGGCTGTTGGTGTCGGATGAACCCGGATTCGGGACGACCGAAAGAAGTTGCACCTTCACCACCACGAGCTAGGAGCCAAAAGCAGGGCTGATTTTTAGTGAACCTTTATCCTCTCTTCACCTCAATCCACTTGACCTAGGATATGTGATAGGCCATTGCTGGTTTTTGCTAATGACACTGACTCACATTGGAAATGCATAAATAACCCAATGATAGATGGACAGAGCTGTaactaacacatagtaggcaactGATAAATAATTAATTAGTTTTGGAACAATGATTTCATGATGAGAAGGTAGAAGGGAGAttaaacaataattttcaaatgcataaagcATAATGACATAAAAATAGTAGCcgttttctctcccttcctactGAGGATGGTGGAAGTGATAAGGGCACTTGGCATGTAGTCAGGAGAccgaggttcaaatcctgcctgtcacTTAACAACTCaggaatctttttgtttgtttgtttgtttgcagggtgataggggttaagtgaattgcccagggtcacacagctagtaagtgtcaagtgtctgaagctggatttgaactcaggtcctgctgaattcaaggccagtgctttatccactgtaccacctacatgCCTCACAACTCAGGGATCTTTCACAGATCACTTACtctctctgaagctcagttttgtcatctgttaaatggggatgagGATATGTGGGTTACCTATTTCTCAGGGTTTCCATGAGAATTGAAAGAGATAATGGCCgtggaagcactttgtaaactgttAAGATTTCTGTATACCTTACAGAAATGTCAGGTATCATTATGGCTAAAACAAGGAGAAATGGACTTCAACTCCAGTACATGAGATGTTGCAGATATAAAGAGTAATTACTGATCATGAAGATAAGAAACACTGTTACAGGTTGAGAGAGGTATAATCATTTTGAGCAAGATCTTTAGAGACAGGCTAGTGGGCCCCTTCCTCACCTGGGGGTCTTTCTTCGAGGACAGGGGCTTAGACCACAAGGCCTCTTGAAGCTTATAGCCCCAAGATTATGTGACAAATGATTCAAagaccaaagatctcaggaaaaTGCAGTCAATATTAGACGACATCTATCCCACCGTTGCAGACACAGAACAGAGATACTTTACTTTTGACCTGAGAGAGTTTTGTTCTGATAAATAGTCACATCTACAATAATGCAGTGCTGAATGGCTGACAATTTATTCCTCGGCTTCTGGACATCTTACAAGCAAGATTACTGTGTTAAAAGCTCTCTTGTTCtgaaatatattgggggggggcaagaaaATGGATTGTGAGTTTCATTTGCTATTTGAAGGAGGTGCTTTCCCCAGCACTTTTACTGACTCCATCTGTCTGCTAGGTAAGACCAATCCTTATTCTGACACCTCCTGTTACTCATATAGGCCCATAGTGTCATTGACCAAGTCATGGGGAATCATAGATGAACTTGACAAATTTAATTGTGGCTTCATACTTTTATCTTCCTGAAGAGACTCTATTCTGAATTTTCCAGAAAGGTCTCTAGACCAGATGGGGTCTGAGTATTGGGGCAGTGCTCTGCCACATGGTGTCTGGCTAATCTACCATTTTCAAACCCTCTCATAATTTGGTTTCGGGAATAAGGTGTCTCCCCAGAGCTCGACTGCCTTGATAACCTCCAAACCCAGGCTTTTTAGGAGGCCTCGTGAAAGAGTtgaataaatacagaataaaggaaaataaacagcTGGAGGGAAGGCACAATCTTAGGTtttgtattttgaaatttttatatttcttctttgacttCCTATGAGAGCTGTGAAGATATGTCAGTCAAGCTGACAGAGGgctggaagaagaaaataaaagaggaaaaaaaagggggggggcgttTAGAGGTGAGAGGAGAAGCGAGGGCCAGGAGATGtgctagttttaaaaaaagaaaaaagaaaaaaaaaaggtccaggcCAAAGAAAATGAATTGGTGTGAAGATGCTATGGAAACAGCTGCCAGGTCAGTCGGGTGTGATCAAAGGTTTACAGAtgctgggtggggggagaaaaaagaaaatcattaagaAAGGCCAGAGCGAGACAGTTGATTCCAACCAGAGCCGCAAATAAAACACATTCAAAGCAGCGCCATGAGGGTAGCCTCTCTGTTACAgccagagaaagaaggaataagcTGATGAGGGCCAGAGCACCAAAGAGAGAACAAAGACACCGACGAGGAGGCAAACGGTACTTCTTACCCAGTTCGGTTATCATGAGAATGTGCGTCCCACTGTTTTTTTCCTGATTGATTGAAACCAAAGGCAGAAGTTTGCCAGGCTTCGCTAATAGGGTATAACAATttagggtgggggaagagagggaaaagaaagtacagagacagaaaaaagggagggagtcAGAGAGATAAAGTACTAAAGGAGAAGGACAAAGGACCCCCAGTTGTATTTGCAATGGGGGTTCGGGTGTGGGGAAAGGAGGTGCTTAATTAAAATGCTAAAGTCCATTGGGCCAGAGAGGCATGAAATACATACAGCCTTTGCTTTCGCAGAGGGATTAAACTAAAGTCCGTTGtccttagaaaaaaataaacctgaTTTTCCAACTCACCCAATTGCTCTAACTGTATGATCTTAAATTTCATACAGAGCTGGGAGAAGTTACCTCATTGCTTCATATCTGAGACCCAGAGGAGATGCtcccttgtgtctgaggctagcttaGTAAACCATTATAGATAATGGGATAGAATTCGTCACTAAAATACTCCTCTGCTTTATTTTGAGGAGGAGATCCCAATAGGAAGCAGGAATCCAGCCCTTATGgaaaatgaaaggtttttttttttcagccttccACCACTTCCCCCAGTCCCAACATGTCACACATCATGTAGCTTTCTCATGTATTAACTATATATAGACTAACTGTCTTTATTCACATTGGTCTGTTTTCCGAAAAGAGAGAAGACATGGAAGTGGGCCTATCTCCCCCTTCTCCatatgaaggaagaagaggaaaacagaTTGTAAATTCACCTCCTTACCTAACTCAGTGATGATGGGGATGTTGACCCCAGTTGTGATGGATGGCTGACGTAACATTCCATGAACTGGACTGTTGTCTGGAGATGACCTGTCCATTCCTGGTGGTGTAAACCCtgcaagaaaggagaaaggggggaatTAGGAAGAATTAGAACATGAGAGGTTAAATATAAAGTACAGTAAAAACCTAAGTAAGGTAACTAATGACTCAATATTAATTGGAGTGACAAAAAGTAAGCACATCTAGAGTCTCCtctaaggaatatatatatatatatatatatatatatatatatatatattttttttttaaggataaagaaAGACACAAACAATCTTGATTGATTTCTGATACAATTCTGGACACAACTGACTTCTGATATGGCTTCATAGACAGCTGCTATGAAACCAATTGATTACCCTAAATCAATTGGTGTAATTTTTGGGAAATACTACCAAAAAGTTCTAGTgttgattaaaataaaagaaacatttcccTAGCATGTGAAATATATAAGCTAAAAGAATCCTAGAGTCAGAAAAGATGTCATGAATCTCTTCTACAAAATCCCAAGAAGTGGCCATCTAGGTTCTGCTTACAGACTTCCAGCAATGTAAAGCTCGTTACGTCATGAAGGAATctattccagttttctttctttccttttttttttctttttggtgaggcaactggggttaagtgacttgctgagggtcacacagctagtaagtgttgagtgtctgatgccggatttgaactcaggttctcctgattccagggccagtgctctatccactgaaccacctagctgccccaagagtctATTCCAGTTTTGGACAGTTCTAAccatcagggaagttttcctcaTCCAATATTGTAGCTGAAAATTGCTTTCCTAGAATTTCTACCAACTCATCCTTTGGGATCAAGGAAATTACAATAACTCTTCTACATGGCAatccttcatatatttgaagtcGGTTAtatttcccccaatctgcctcaTCTCCAGGCTAGCTATCTTCAGTTCTTTCAACCAATGCATATATAATACAATTTCAAATCCCCTTATCATTCTAACTGGACTCATATGAACCTTCTCAAATTTGTCAAAAATGCTTCTTAAAATATGGTATTTGCACTCCAGATCATGGAAGAACACATTTCTCTTGTTCCATAGACTACCTAAGATTTCATTTGCTTTTTGGCTACTAGGTTGCAATGCTCTTCAAATTGGTTTGACATTGCACCCAGACCCCTGAGTCATTTATATATGAATGGTTTCCTGGCCAAATCCTGTAAGTATACTGTAATTTCAAATTTATCTTGTGCTCCATTATGATGATCTGATCTTTATCTGTTCTCTTAAGCAGAAAACCTTTTCTCATCTACAATTAGTGAatgtttccccctccctttcttctatgGTAATTTCCATTTATGTAGGATGATTGACTTTCTAAAAAGACTCTTAAAAAGATAATCTATTCCACCCTCCTCACAGTAGAGATGAGAAAAGTTTGGTAAAGAGTGGTGATGTGACTTTCCCCAAAGTGACATAGTTGGTGATGTCAGAAGCCCACAATGCCCTGCCGTGATAGGgtattagaaaaactataattGGTGTTCGGGTCTCTTGATTCTCAGGCCAATGACTAGTCTTTGTTTGAAAACCAAGATCAAgataatatgtttatatttattaagtgtagaggcagggtgacacagtggattgagGTATgtccttggaatcagaaaaaaacccccaaacttttGTTGGCTTGTGTCTCACTGTCATATGCATGCTGGGTTACCATGGAAGTCCCTTTACTTCTCAATGTCCTAGGCAATTTTATATAAGACTCTAAGATACAAAGGAATGATTTCTTCACTAGGCATTACATGTAGGAGTAAAATAACAGGCAAGAAACACATTTGTcaattaataattaaaacaaatattatcaAAGCTTTACTTTGCTAGTATGTTAGCCTTTTGAAACTTTTTTGGATCCTAATGTTGCCATCCAAGATGATTTTTGGGTATTAGAATGCCAACTGAAATAATACCATTTATGAGCTATTGTTGAATCATCAAGTAAAATCATTAACTATAAATCCATTTTTGACATTGGCACTCTACTTACATTTCAAAAATTAACTTTCAGTTAATTGTTCCATTCTTCTCCTTCCACCTATCTCCCCCTTTATTCCCTCCATTTActcacttctttccctctctccattcttgGCCTCCatgttccttctccctttccttccttttcctcttcctctcatccattcattatttctttgctttactttctttgtacttctttattttattcccttcttttctttctcttcacccttttttccattctctccttccccccatactttcttccttctccctctccctattgtctttcttcttccatttaaaaatatcatgttGACTACTCTGGAAGGTTTGAGGTAGGGAATGACAATCAGTTTTGCTACCCAATTCTACAGTGAACTCTTAAACTTACACAGTGATCTTGTCCAGTGAGTTTCTGGGCATAACCAATTTGAAAAGTAGCTAGTTTGATTTCTGCTTTTTTGATTCCTTGGAAGTTGGGGCTATGGGTCACAATAATTAACACTGAATATACATGTTTTCATAAATATAAGTCAGGGTTATGTgaagtatatgtatacatatgagaaAATCTTTAAGCTACTAGGAAAGCTGAATGGCCATCTCATGTGACTGAT is drawn from Dromiciops gliroides isolate mDroGli1 chromosome 2, mDroGli1.pri, whole genome shotgun sequence and contains these coding sequences:
- the LOC122740985 gene encoding 60S ribosomal protein L12-like, whose product is MLPKFDPNDIKVVFLRCTGGEVGATSTLAPKIGPLGLSPKKFGDDIAKATGDWKGLRITVKFTIQNRQAQIEVVPSASALIIKALKEPPRDRKKQKNIKHNGNISLNEIIDIARQMKHRSLAIELSETIKEILGTVQSVGCNIDGNHPHDVIDDINSGTVEYPAS